One stretch of Arachis hypogaea cultivar Tifrunner chromosome 20, arahy.Tifrunner.gnm2.J5K5, whole genome shotgun sequence DNA includes these proteins:
- the LOC112784312 gene encoding E3 ubiquitin-protein ligase RMA1H1, which produces MAIDHYFSKEWKTIPNSATETESCNGCFDCNICLDFAREPVVTLCGHLYCWPCIYKWLHVQSDSLAPDEPPQCPVCKADISHTTMVPLYGRGQAPSDRKALSRDFFVPPRPPASSAQSLLTANSQSGQQLPYRNPYQGRYLSPEEEDAATSQLLNGASMNPGPQHPSLVGMFGEMFYARVFGNSENLYAYPNSYQPMTSNNSRLRRQEMEADKCLNRISIFLFCCFLLCLIVF; this is translated from the coding sequence ATGGCAATAGATCACTACTTCTCCAAGGAATGGAAAACCATCCCAAATTCGGCGACCGAGACAGAAAGCTGCAATGGCTGTTTTGATTGCAACATCTGCTTAGATTTCGCGCGAGAACCAGTAGTGACTTTATGTGGCCATCTTTACTGCTGGCCTTGCATCTACAAGTGGCTCCATGTCCAAAGTGATTCTCTAGCACCTGATGAGCCACCACAATGTCCTGTTTGCAAGGCTGATATATCCCACACCACAATGGTTCCTCTCTACGGCCGTGGCCAGGCTCCGTCTGATAGGAAGGCGTTGTCTCGTGATTTTTTCGTGCCCCCAAGGCCGCCTGCTTCCAGTGCTCAGTCTCTATTGACTGCAAATTCTCAGAGTGGACAACAGCTCCCATATCGAAATCCTTATCAGGGTCGGTATTTAAGCCCTGAGGAGGAAGATGCTGCCACTTCGCAGCTGCTCAATGGTGCTAGCATGAATCCAGGACCCCAACACCCTTCTTTGGTTGGAATGTTTGGGGAGATGTTTTATGCTAGAGTGTTTGGCAACTCGGAAAACTTGTATGCATACCCAAATTCTTATCAACCCATGACAAGTAATAATTCCAGATTGAGAAGGCAAGAGATGGAGGCAGATAAATGCTTGAACAGAATCtcaatttttctcttttgttgctTCCTTCTGTGTCTCATTGTCTTCTGA